The following proteins come from a genomic window of Chryseobacterium glaciei:
- a CDS encoding bifunctional UDP-N-acetylmuramoyl-tripeptide:D-alanyl-D-alanine ligase/alanine racemase — protein MNYTVQQIAEITNSQIIGDENLIVKTIAFDSRIIYSTKNAAFIAINTQKNSGEKFIEAAIDRGITIIISEHQFPQFENVTWIIVENSIDFLQKLAKYHFENTTLQSIGITGSNGKTILKEWLYQCLWNEFPTVKSPKSFNSQIGLPLSLLQINESHKLGIFEVGISKPNEMQKLENIFHPQIGLLTHIGTAHAANFESEEELIDEKIKLFKDSKTVIYNGDNELVDKKIKALYSSKKLISYGFKGHNHVFIKNNISKDENIVVEYFGEEISFPANQRDEATLTNALALITVLKELGIENQKIVEKINALKAVEMRLEAIEGIKNNIVINDSFNLDLDSLKTALQFLNEYNKTKKSLVLTDIVGVNSNSQELYEEVSELVNEQKFDSVFLIGDEISKFSDLFKSKTSTFINTQELIDSKHLTELENQIILLKGARKFEIEKLKDLLELRKHDTVLEVNLNAILHNINYHKSLLKPETKMMAMVKANSYGLGSYEISEFLQHHHIDYLGVAYADEGVELRKKGITTPIVVMNPEQHSYDAIIEYNLEPEIYSFRVLDLFYEAVQKSGYDKKFPIHIKLETGMHRLGFKDFELDQLSETLNERNLKVQSIFSHLSSSDVPEEKEFTLKQLEVFEKNSSYFIEKLGYSPLRHILNSSGITSYTNHQYNMVRIGIGMLGESPNSEIQKQLQSVVSFKTVISQISLVENGESVGYSRRYKTDHLTKIATIPVGYADGIPRLIGNQIGKVGINKTLAPIVGSICMDMMMLNVDNIPNVKEGDTVTVFNSKPSLKEFAAYCKTITYEVLTSISPRVKRIYIKD, from the coding sequence ATGAATTATACAGTACAACAAATTGCAGAAATCACCAATTCACAGATTATTGGAGATGAAAATTTAATTGTCAAAACGATAGCTTTTGACAGCAGGATCATTTATTCAACAAAAAATGCCGCCTTTATTGCAATTAATACTCAAAAAAATTCAGGGGAAAAGTTTATTGAAGCTGCTATTGACAGAGGAATTACGATCATAATTTCTGAACATCAATTTCCGCAGTTTGAAAATGTAACGTGGATTATCGTAGAGAATTCTATTGATTTTCTTCAAAAATTAGCAAAATATCATTTCGAAAATACCACCTTACAATCTATTGGAATTACGGGAAGCAACGGGAAAACTATTTTAAAAGAATGGTTGTACCAATGTCTGTGGAATGAATTCCCGACTGTGAAAAGTCCTAAAAGTTTTAATTCTCAAATCGGGCTTCCGCTTTCTTTGCTTCAAATCAACGAGTCTCACAAATTGGGAATTTTTGAAGTAGGAATTTCCAAGCCCAACGAAATGCAGAAACTGGAAAATATTTTCCATCCGCAAATTGGTTTGCTTACCCATATCGGAACTGCCCACGCAGCCAATTTTGAATCTGAGGAAGAATTAATTGATGAAAAAATTAAGCTTTTTAAAGATTCCAAAACCGTTATTTACAATGGCGATAATGAATTGGTAGACAAAAAAATAAAAGCATTATATTCAAGTAAAAAATTAATATCCTACGGCTTTAAAGGTCACAATCATGTTTTCATTAAGAATAATATTTCTAAAGACGAAAATATTGTTGTAGAATATTTTGGTGAGGAAATAAGTTTTCCGGCCAATCAAAGAGACGAAGCAACTTTAACGAATGCTTTGGCGCTGATTACAGTTCTTAAAGAGCTAGGCATCGAAAATCAAAAGATCGTCGAAAAAATCAACGCTTTAAAGGCCGTAGAAATGCGACTTGAAGCGATTGAAGGAATTAAAAATAATATTGTTATCAATGATTCTTTCAACCTAGATCTTGATTCTCTGAAAACTGCTTTACAATTTTTAAATGAGTACAATAAAACTAAAAAATCTTTGGTTTTAACGGATATTGTAGGTGTAAATTCTAATTCTCAGGAATTGTATGAAGAAGTTTCAGAGCTTGTGAATGAACAAAAATTTGACTCTGTTTTCCTGATAGGAGATGAAATATCAAAGTTTAGTGATTTATTTAAATCTAAAACTTCTACTTTTATTAATACTCAGGAATTAATTGACAGCAAACATCTTACAGAACTAGAAAATCAGATCATTTTATTAAAAGGAGCAAGAAAATTTGAGATCGAAAAATTGAAAGATCTTCTTGAACTCAGAAAACACGATACTGTTTTAGAAGTAAATTTAAATGCTATTCTTCACAACATTAATTACCATAAATCTTTACTAAAACCAGAAACCAAAATGATGGCAATGGTAAAGGCAAACTCTTATGGATTAGGAAGTTATGAAATTTCAGAGTTTTTGCAACATCATCATATTGATTATCTTGGTGTAGCTTATGCCGATGAAGGTGTTGAGCTTCGTAAAAAGGGAATTACCACTCCTATCGTTGTTATGAATCCTGAGCAACACAGTTATGATGCGATTATTGAATATAATTTAGAGCCGGAAATTTATAGTTTCAGGGTTTTGGATTTGTTTTATGAAGCAGTTCAGAAATCTGGTTACGATAAAAAATTTCCAATTCATATTAAATTAGAAACAGGAATGCATCGACTTGGCTTTAAAGATTTTGAATTGGATCAATTAAGCGAAACTTTAAATGAAAGAAACTTGAAAGTTCAAAGTATTTTCAGTCATTTATCGTCTTCAGATGTACCGGAGGAGAAGGAATTTACTTTAAAACAATTGGAAGTTTTTGAAAAAAATTCAAGTTATTTTATTGAAAAATTAGGATATTCGCCTCTTAGACATATTTTAAATTCTTCAGGAATAACAAGTTATACCAATCATCAATACAATATGGTGAGAATTGGAATAGGAATGCTAGGAGAATCACCAAATAGTGAAATACAGAAACAGTTACAGTCTGTTGTAAGTTTTAAAACGGTTATCTCTCAAATTTCTCTGGTAGAAAACGGAGAATCAGTAGGTTACAGTAGAAGATATAAAACAGACCATTTAACGAAAATTGCCACAATTCCTGTAGGATATGCAGACGGAATTCCAAGATTAATCGGCAACCAAATAGGAAAAGTAGGGATCAACAAAACATTAGCTCCAATCGTAGGAAGCATTTGCATGGATATGATGATGCTGAATGTAGACAATATTCCCAATGTAAAGGAAGGCGACACTGTAACGGTCTTCAACTCAAAACCAAGTTTAAAAGAATTTGCAGCATATTGCAAAACCATCACATACGAAGTATTAACCTCTATTTCGCCCCGGGTGAAACGGATTTATATAAAAGATTAA
- the mnmG gene encoding tRNA uridine-5-carboxymethylaminomethyl(34) synthesis enzyme MnmG, producing the protein MISEIYDVIVVGAGHAGCEAAAAAANLGSKTLLVTMNMQTIGQMSCNPAMGGIAKGQIVREIDAMGGYSGIIADKSAIQFKMLNLSKGPAMWSPRTQNDRMLFAEEWRFALENTPNLDFFQDMVKSLIIENGRAVGVVTSLGIEIKSKSVVLTNGTFLNGLIHVGDKQLGGGRMGEPRAFGITEQLVSLGFEAGRMKTGTPPRVDGRSLDYSKMEEQKGDENPQKFSYLDTPKLTKQLSCHIVYTNEKVHEVLREGFDRSPMFNGTIQSLGPRYCPSIEDKINRFAERTRHQLFVEPEGWKTVEIYVNGFSSSLPEDIQIKAMKHIPGFENVKVFRPGYAIEYDYFPPTQLKHTLETKLIENLYFAGQINGTTGYEEAAGQGLIAGINAHNKVHEKEDFILNRDEAYIGVLIDDLITKGTEEPYRMFTSRAEYRLLLRQDNADIRLTEKAYKLGLAKEDRLVRVNEKIAKSEQLEAFLRETSLKPGVINPILESIESNPVDQAYRAAQFLTRPNITLEKLDNIDVIKEFTSQFDDEVREQAEVNIKYKGYIEKEKENVAKLNRLENVKIPEDFDYIKISSLSAEAKQKMTKVRPKTLAQAGRISGVSPADINVLMVYLGR; encoded by the coding sequence ATGATATCAGAAATATACGATGTAATCGTAGTTGGTGCAGGTCACGCAGGATGTGAAGCAGCAGCTGCAGCAGCGAACTTGGGTTCCAAGACTCTGCTTGTTACAATGAACATGCAGACGATCGGACAAATGAGTTGCAACCCTGCAATGGGAGGTATTGCAAAAGGACAGATCGTAAGAGAGATCGATGCAATGGGAGGTTATTCAGGAATTATAGCAGACAAATCTGCTATCCAGTTCAAGATGCTTAACCTATCAAAAGGTCCTGCAATGTGGTCTCCAAGAACACAAAATGACAGAATGCTTTTCGCAGAAGAATGGCGTTTTGCATTAGAAAATACACCCAATCTTGATTTCTTTCAGGATATGGTTAAGAGCTTAATTATTGAAAATGGAAGAGCCGTTGGAGTTGTAACTTCATTAGGAATTGAGATAAAATCTAAATCCGTTGTCCTTACAAACGGTACTTTTCTTAACGGATTAATCCATGTCGGAGATAAACAATTAGGTGGCGGAAGAATGGGTGAACCAAGAGCTTTTGGAATCACAGAACAACTGGTTTCTTTAGGTTTCGAAGCCGGAAGAATGAAGACCGGTACCCCACCCCGCGTAGATGGAAGAAGCTTAGATTACTCTAAAATGGAAGAACAAAAAGGAGATGAAAATCCTCAAAAATTCAGCTATTTAGATACGCCTAAGTTAACCAAACAATTAAGTTGCCACATCGTTTATACCAACGAAAAGGTACATGAAGTTCTACGTGAAGGTTTCGATAGAAGCCCAATGTTTAATGGTACAATTCAGAGTTTAGGGCCAAGATATTGCCCAAGTATTGAAGATAAGATTAACCGTTTTGCAGAGAGAACAAGACATCAGTTATTCGTAGAACCGGAAGGTTGGAAGACTGTTGAGATCTATGTAAATGGATTCAGTTCTTCTCTTCCGGAGGATATTCAGATCAAAGCAATGAAACATATTCCAGGATTTGAGAACGTAAAAGTCTTCCGTCCGGGCTATGCAATTGAATATGACTACTTCCCTCCTACTCAACTAAAGCATACTTTAGAAACAAAATTGATCGAAAATCTATACTTTGCAGGTCAGATCAACGGTACAACAGGATATGAAGAGGCAGCAGGACAAGGCTTAATTGCAGGTATAAATGCTCACAATAAAGTACACGAAAAAGAAGACTTTATCCTTAATAGAGATGAAGCTTATATCGGTGTTTTAATCGATGATTTGATCACAAAAGGGACAGAAGAACCTTATAGAATGTTTACTTCCAGAGCAGAATACAGGCTTCTTTTAAGACAGGATAATGCAGATATCAGGCTAACTGAAAAGGCATATAAACTAGGTTTAGCAAAAGAAGACAGATTAGTAAGAGTTAATGAGAAAATCGCTAAAAGTGAGCAACTTGAAGCCTTTTTGCGAGAAACTTCTTTAAAGCCAGGCGTTATAAATCCTATCCTTGAAAGCATAGAAAGCAACCCTGTAGACCAAGCTTACAGAGCCGCTCAGTTCCTTACAAGACCTAATATTACACTGGAAAAACTGGATAATATTGATGTTATTAAAGAATTTACTTCTCAATTTGACGATGAAGTAAGAGAACAGGCAGAGGTAAATATCAAGTATAAAGGTTATATAGAAAAGGAAAAAGAGAACGTTGCCAAGCTTAATCGTTTGGAAAATGTAAAGATTCCTGAAGACTTTGATTATATAAAAATATCAAGCCTTTCTGCAGAAGCAAAACAAAAAATGACTAAAGTAAGACCAAAAACTCTTGCTCAGGCAGGAAGAATTAGCGGTGTTTCACCTGCTGACATTAATGTTTTAATGGTCTATTTAGGACGATAA
- the ybeY gene encoding rRNA maturation RNase YbeY has translation MIQFFYENLQESVSTDYTKWLEDIILSEGKKLGDINYIFCDDEYLLKVNQDYLQHDYYTDIITFDYVKGKTISGEIFVSLQRISDNASTLSKEYEEELRRVLAHGILHLSGYKDKTEEEEKLMRSKEDFYLAKYS, from the coding sequence ATGATACAATTCTTTTACGAAAACTTACAAGAATCTGTAAGTACAGACTACACAAAATGGCTGGAAGATATTATTCTTTCAGAAGGAAAAAAGCTTGGTGACATCAATTATATCTTCTGTGATGACGAGTATTTATTAAAAGTTAATCAGGATTATTTACAGCATGATTACTACACAGATATCATCACTTTCGATTACGTGAAAGGCAAAACAATAAGCGGAGAGATTTTCGTATCTTTGCAGCGCATTTCAGACAACGCTTCTACCCTATCCAAAGAATACGAAGAAGAGCTTCGAAGAGTTTTGGCTCACGGCATTCTTCATCTTTCAGGATATAAAGATAAAACGGAGGAAGAAGAAAAGTTAATGCGTAGTAAAGAAGACTTTTATTTAGCAAAGTATTCTTAA
- a CDS encoding class I SAM-dependent methyltransferase: protein MKIKDHFLSQEVFEIKETETKGVFKTSPIPSNISKYYESEDYISHHQDSGSLKEKLYKFLQSFNLQYKKTILIDRINKGSKVLDYGCGAGEFVKYIENDFETLGFEPDSDARKAAQSKITKAKILDNINLIEDESLDAITLWHVFEHVENQDEMLEIFNKKLKEKGLLIIAVPNPTSYDAKHYKEYWAAYDVPRHIYHFSKNGMENLISKKPNWKMRKIKPLVLDSYYISMLSEKYKKSPLFWVKATIYGTISNVKALFSNEFSSLIYIIEKK from the coding sequence ATGAAAATTAAAGATCATTTTCTTTCTCAGGAAGTATTTGAAATTAAAGAAACAGAAACAAAAGGAGTCTTCAAGACCTCCCCTATTCCATCGAATATTTCAAAATATTATGAAAGTGAAGACTATATTTCTCACCACCAAGATTCCGGAAGCTTAAAAGAAAAGCTATATAAATTTCTACAATCTTTCAATTTGCAATACAAAAAAACGATCCTTATTGATAGAATTAATAAAGGTTCTAAAGTATTAGACTACGGTTGTGGCGCAGGAGAATTTGTAAAATATATAGAAAATGATTTTGAAACTTTAGGTTTTGAACCTGATTCAGATGCCAGAAAAGCAGCTCAAAGTAAAATTACGAAAGCTAAAATTTTAGATAATATCAATCTAATTGAAGATGAAAGTTTAGATGCAATTACTTTATGGCATGTATTCGAGCACGTGGAAAATCAGGATGAAATGCTGGAAATCTTCAATAAAAAATTAAAAGAAAAAGGATTATTAATTATCGCTGTTCCCAACCCTACTTCTTATGATGCAAAACATTATAAAGAATATTGGGCAGCTTACGATGTACCGAGACACATCTATCATTTTTCTAAAAACGGAATGGAAAATTTAATTTCAAAGAAACCCAATTGGAAAATGAGAAAAATCAAACCTTTGGTCTTAGATTCTTATTATATCTCCATGTTGAGCGAAAAATACAAGAAATCTCCTCTTTTTTGGGTAAAAGCAACTATCTACGGAACGATTTCTAACGTAAAAGCATTGTTTTCTAACGAATTTTCAAGTTTGATATACATTATCGAAAAAAAGTAG
- a CDS encoding patatin-like phospholipase family protein — protein sequence MRKLLILLFVFQLLLIQSQVKKNLVIPKNPRIGLSLAGGGAKGFSHVGVLKVLDSLGVKVDYIAGTSMGAIVGGLYASGYSGKEIEKIVMDTDFYSLIMDPKSRQESTFFNKSVDKYLLSIPLKNGKITLPSSISSGQKNVYLLKELFKNVSTIDDFSKLPIPFMCVATNLESGNMQIFEKGDLVQSIMASSAFPSLMDPVKIGDSIYIDGAMTVNYPSKPLKDKGIDIVIGVDLNQDLSTREDLNSIIAILNQVIDMNIHKDTKRQYKYTDINIKPNLKGMTATSYDEKKKILDSGYVEGLKYTEILDQLPKRSFDRLRQRVNPIYSNVYKIDSIAIDGGRIFGKNYVLGKMGLRLPSLQTYGSINKKIDKLVATNNYKFINYDIISENDASYLKLYVTEDDARHFVKFGLHYDEIFKTGLLVNYSAKRLLFKNSNLSLDVVVGDKPRYYLNYFIDNGYIPGFGLYSSGMSFDLKDGNNYGIDKWEWFRNEAYIQSVWRDKFAIGGGISHDYFDAGANGTNKRIGRFLNPYVFLKSDTQNDRDFPTKGIYIVAEGKVIDLMKSEVDKRLVQIKADIRINIPLTKQFSYRLNLYGGVTLGENLPQFYQYRLGGIFEQNMVNFKSFGGFYFAQLNSNNVVLVSNDLQFKFNKNYFFSGNFSFANLSDDINFQDAVKLNYSSLGVSAGYKSPFGQIRLNFSHSLKNNQKGIFSVILGHWF from the coding sequence ATGAGAAAACTCCTGATTCTCTTATTTGTATTCCAATTACTTTTGATACAATCTCAGGTAAAAAAGAATTTAGTGATTCCTAAAAACCCAAGAATAGGACTTTCACTTGCTGGTGGCGGTGCCAAAGGTTTTTCTCATGTCGGGGTACTTAAAGTATTAGATTCTTTAGGAGTAAAAGTCGATTATATTGCCGGAACAAGTATGGGTGCAATTGTAGGAGGTTTGTACGCTTCAGGATATTCCGGAAAGGAAATTGAGAAAATTGTAATGGATACAGATTTCTACTCTCTAATCATGGATCCGAAATCCCGACAGGAAAGTACCTTCTTCAATAAATCCGTAGACAAATATCTTTTATCAATTCCTTTAAAAAACGGAAAAATTACACTACCCTCTTCCATCAGCTCTGGGCAGAAAAATGTTTATTTACTGAAAGAGCTTTTCAAAAATGTTTCCACAATTGATGATTTTTCAAAACTTCCAATTCCTTTCATGTGCGTTGCTACAAACCTTGAAAGCGGAAATATGCAGATCTTCGAAAAAGGAGATTTGGTACAGTCAATCATGGCGAGTTCTGCATTTCCATCTTTAATGGATCCTGTAAAAATTGGTGACAGTATTTACATCGACGGAGCCATGACGGTAAACTATCCTTCGAAGCCATTAAAGGACAAAGGAATCGATATCGTCATTGGTGTGGATCTTAACCAGGATCTATCGACAAGAGAGGATTTAAACAGTATTATAGCGATCCTAAATCAGGTTATTGACATGAACATCCATAAAGATACCAAACGTCAATACAAATACACAGACATCAATATTAAGCCTAATCTAAAAGGCATGACGGCCACAAGCTACGACGAAAAGAAAAAAATTCTCGATAGTGGTTATGTAGAAGGTTTAAAATACACAGAAATATTAGACCAGCTTCCCAAGCGATCTTTCGACAGACTCCGCCAACGGGTGAATCCAATTTATTCTAATGTCTATAAAATTGACAGCATCGCTATAGACGGAGGAAGAATCTTCGGGAAAAATTATGTTTTAGGAAAAATGGGATTGCGTCTCCCCTCTCTTCAAACTTATGGAAGCATTAATAAAAAAATAGATAAGCTTGTAGCTACCAATAATTATAAATTTATTAATTACGATATCATTTCGGAGAATGACGCAAGTTATCTCAAACTTTATGTAACGGAAGATGATGCCAGACACTTTGTAAAATTCGGTCTTCATTATGATGAAATTTTCAAAACAGGCTTACTTGTAAATTATTCTGCTAAACGTCTTCTCTTTAAAAATTCGAATCTTTCTCTCGATGTAGTCGTTGGTGATAAACCTAGATACTATTTAAACTACTTTATAGATAACGGATATATTCCAGGTTTCGGACTTTATTCTTCAGGAATGAGTTTTGATCTGAAAGATGGAAATAATTATGGTATAGATAAATGGGAATGGTTCAGAAATGAAGCCTACATTCAATCTGTATGGAGAGATAAGTTTGCCATCGGAGGAGGTATTAGCCACGATTACTTCGATGCTGGAGCCAACGGTACAAATAAAAGAATAGGTCGATTTTTAAACCCTTACGTATTTCTAAAAAGCGATACCCAAAACGACAGAGATTTCCCTACAAAAGGGATCTATATTGTAGCAGAAGGAAAGGTAATTGATTTAATGAAATCCGAAGTCGACAAAAGACTTGTTCAGATAAAAGCAGATATCAGAATTAATATTCCACTTACAAAACAATTCTCCTATCGTTTAAATCTTTATGGTGGAGTTACACTTGGAGAAAATCTTCCTCAATTCTATCAATACAGATTGGGAGGAATTTTCGAACAAAATATGGTTAACTTCAAAAGCTTTGGAGGTTTCTACTTTGCACAGCTTAATTCTAATAATGTTGTGTTGGTTTCAAATGATCTTCAATTCAAATTTAACAAGAACTATTTTTTCAGCGGGAATTTTTCTTTCGCAAATCTTTCCGACGATATTAATTTTCAAGATGCCGTAAAACTTAATTACAGTTCACTCGGAGTTTCCGCAGGATACAAATCTCCTTTCGGTCAGATAAGGCTTAATTTCAGCCACTCACTTAAAAATAATCAAAAAGGCATATTCAGTGTTATTTTAGGACACTGGTTTTAA
- a CDS encoding phosphoglycerate kinase — protein MKTINDFNFKDKKALVRVDFNVPQDDQLKVTDNTRIVAVKPTVEKILNDGGSVILMTHLGRPKGEVKDEFSLKHILNEVSSVLGREVKFVEESIGEKAEQAAADLKPGEILLLENLRFHNEEEKGDEGFAEQLSKLGDAFVNDAFGTAHRAHASTAVIANYFTSTKFFGLLMANELKAIDKVLKSGEKPVTAILGGSKVSTKITIIENILPAIDNLIIGGGMAFTFIKALGGKIGTSLVEEDKLPLALEILGKAKEHNVKIYLPSDTMIAESFSNDAERKEVDIYEIPEGWMGLDAGPKSRDQFNDVLLNSRTILWNGPIGVFEMSNFSAGTVALGESIAEATKLGAFSLVGGGDSVAFVKQFGYADKVSYVSTGGGAMLESLEGLELPGVAAINK, from the coding sequence ATGAAAACAATCAACGATTTCAATTTTAAAGATAAAAAAGCTCTGGTAAGAGTGGATTTCAATGTTCCGCAGGATGATCAGCTTAAAGTTACAGACAACACAAGGATCGTAGCCGTAAAACCAACGGTTGAGAAAATTCTCAATGATGGAGGTTCCGTAATTTTGATGACACACCTTGGGAGACCCAAAGGAGAAGTGAAAGATGAGTTTTCTCTAAAACATATTCTTAACGAAGTCTCTTCTGTGCTTGGCAGAGAAGTAAAATTTGTAGAAGAGTCTATCGGAGAGAAAGCTGAGCAGGCAGCTGCAGATCTTAAACCGGGAGAAATCTTATTATTGGAGAATCTACGTTTTCATAATGAAGAAGAAAAAGGTGACGAAGGCTTTGCAGAACAACTTTCTAAGTTAGGGGATGCTTTTGTAAATGACGCTTTTGGTACTGCGCACAGAGCTCACGCTTCTACAGCAGTCATTGCAAACTACTTTACTTCAACTAAATTTTTCGGTTTGTTAATGGCTAATGAACTAAAAGCTATAGATAAAGTTTTGAAAAGTGGTGAAAAGCCTGTTACAGCTATACTTGGTGGATCTAAGGTTTCAACTAAAATTACCATTATAGAAAATATCCTTCCTGCAATTGATAATTTGATCATCGGTGGTGGAATGGCATTTACTTTTATTAAAGCTCTTGGAGGAAAAATCGGAACTTCATTGGTTGAAGAAGATAAATTACCTCTTGCTCTAGAAATTTTAGGAAAAGCTAAAGAACACAACGTAAAAATTTATCTTCCGTCTGATACGATGATTGCTGAAAGTTTCAGTAACGACGCAGAAAGAAAAGAAGTAGATATTTACGAAATTCCTGAAGGATGGATGGGATTGGATGCTGGTCCAAAATCTAGAGATCAGTTCAATGACGTTCTTTTGAATTCAAGAACAATTTTATGGAATGGCCCGATTGGAGTTTTTGAAATGTCAAACTTCTCAGCGGGAACTGTAGCTCTTGGGGAAAGTATTGCTGAAGCTACAAAACTTGGAGCTTTCTCTTTAGTTGGAGGAGGAGACAGTGTTGCTTTTGTAAAACAATTCGGTTACGCAGATAAAGTGAGTTATGTTTCTACCGGAGGTGGAGCAATGCTTGAAAGTCTGGAAGGTTTAGAACTTCCGGGTGTTGCTGCTATCAACAAATAA
- the rpiB gene encoding ribose 5-phosphate isomerase B, which translates to MKRKIAIAADHAGFEYKEIVKNYLSENFDVQDFGTFSTDSVDYPDFVHPAATSVENGENELGILLCGSGNGVQITANKHQKIRCALCWMPEIASLARQHNDANMISIPARFISKEVAIEIVNKFLSTDFEGGRHQGRVDKIAFC; encoded by the coding sequence ATGAAAAGAAAAATTGCTATCGCTGCAGACCACGCTGGCTTCGAGTATAAGGAGATTGTTAAGAACTATTTATCAGAAAACTTTGATGTTCAGGATTTTGGAACGTTTTCCACAGACAGTGTGGATTATCCTGACTTTGTACACCCAGCAGCGACCTCTGTTGAAAATGGAGAAAATGAGCTGGGTATTCTTCTATGCGGAAGCGGAAACGGTGTTCAGATCACGGCGAACAAACATCAGAAAATTCGTTGCGCTCTTTGTTGGATGCCCGAGATTGCAAGTTTGGCAAGACAGCATAATGACGCGAATATGATTTCGATTCCTGCAAGGTTCATCTCAAAAGAGGTAGCTATTGAAATAGTAAATAAATTTCTTTCTACAGATTTTGAAGGTGGCAGACACCAAGGCAGAGTTGACAAAATAGCATTTTGCTAA